In the Astatotilapia calliptera chromosome 5, fAstCal1.2, whole genome shotgun sequence genome, one interval contains:
- the abhd14b gene encoding putative protein-lysine deacylase ABHD14B, whose protein sequence is MAAVKMTEGTVQVESCNAPLFYRQSEPVTGGAKVSVLLLHGIRFSSENWLSIGTLETLAKAGCRAVAIDLPELGQSKSAKAPAAVGTPAPAGFLKEVCEQLNLTPAVVISPSLSGMYSLPFLLEHQALVRAYIPVAPICTDKFTAEQYQSVKVPSLIVYGDQDHQLGEVSLRNLSNLANHKVVVMKGAGHPCYLDDPDTWHKALTDFLNTL, encoded by the exons ATGGCAGCTGTTAAAATGACGGAGGGTACAGTGCAGGTGGAGAGCTGCAACGCGCCACTGTTTTACAGACAAAGCGAACCTGTGACAGGAGGAGCAAAAGTGTCGGTTCTGCTTCTTCACGGCATACGCTTCTCTTCAGAAAACTGGCTCAGCATCGGCACTCTGGAGACGCTGGCCAAAGCGGGTTGCCGCGCGGTCGCCATCGACCTGCCAG AACTTGGTCAGTCTAAATCGGCCAAAGCCCCAGCGGCAGTGGGAACACCCGCCCCTGCAGGTTTCCTCAAAGAGGTGTGTGAGCAGCTGAATCTAACCCCGGCGGTGGTGATCAGCCCATCCCTTAGCGGGATGTATTCCCTGCCCTTCCTCCTCGAGCACCAGGCTCTGGTGCGAGCCTACATCCCTGTCGCTCCCATCTGTACGGACAAATTCACAGCGGAGCAGTACCAGAGCGTAAAG GTCCCATCGCTGATCGTTTACGGTGACCAGGACCATCAACTCGGGGAGGTGTCGCTCCGTAACCTGAGCAATCTGGCCAATCACAAAGTGGTGGTGATGAAGGGAGCAGGCCACCCCTGTTACCTGGACGACCCAGACACTTGGCACAAAGCTCTTACAGACTTCCTTAACACGCTGTGA